One part of the Pseudomonadota bacterium genome encodes these proteins:
- the ybgF gene encoding tol-pal system protein YbgF, with protein sequence MKTECRNLGVSFGGPLAAVIAAALALGGCAESRDALKMQIAGLERDVMRLRAEKANAIAKGAALDDERLVLEKKVAACDGRRQERALKVVRLRPEDEDAGLPPRSEPWPNEPRARDDKRPVLTLFEGRGGDPSAQAALPPRAGAGAPPVYGGDNLGVVAAGGTAAAVAEGTMDQFHEAYRSYTNMQYDAALAGFSKFVATQPSHDYADNALYWRGECLLAQGKMLQAVGEYERLMSRYPRSEKAPAALLRIGFVYDKLNDLEKASDYYFKVVDGYPGSDEARKASQRVAAIREARGQAFGVTPTSAKR encoded by the coding sequence ATGAAGACCGAATGCCGAAATCTCGGGGTTTCTTTCGGAGGTCCCCTCGCCGCCGTGATCGCCGCGGCGCTCGCCCTCGGCGGGTGCGCCGAGAGCCGCGACGCGCTGAAGATGCAGATCGCGGGGCTCGAGCGCGACGTCATGCGCCTCCGGGCCGAGAAGGCGAACGCGATCGCGAAGGGCGCGGCGCTCGACGACGAGCGGCTGGTGCTCGAGAAGAAGGTCGCGGCGTGCGACGGGAGGCGGCAGGAGCGCGCCCTCAAGGTCGTCCGCCTGCGCCCCGAGGACGAGGACGCCGGCCTCCCGCCGCGCTCGGAGCCGTGGCCGAACGAGCCGCGCGCCCGGGACGACAAGCGGCCCGTGCTGACGCTCTTCGAAGGGCGCGGGGGCGATCCGTCCGCGCAAGCCGCCCTGCCGCCCCGTGCCGGCGCCGGCGCGCCGCCCGTCTACGGCGGAGACAACCTCGGCGTGGTCGCGGCAGGCGGGACGGCCGCCGCCGTCGCGGAAGGCACGATGGATCAGTTCCACGAGGCGTACCGGTCGTACACGAACATGCAATACGACGCAGCGCTCGCGGGGTTCTCGAAGTTCGTCGCGACGCAGCCGTCTCACGACTACGCGGACAACGCCTTGTACTGGCGCGGCGAGTGCCTGCTCGCCCAGGGCAAGATGCTCCAGGCGGTGGGCGAGTACGAGCGGTTGATGAGCCGCTACCCGCGCTCCGAGAAGGCGCCGGCCGCGCTCTTGCGGATAGGCTTCGTTTACGACAAGCTCAATGATCTCGAAAAAGCGAGCGACTACTATTTCAAGGTCGTCGACGGCTACCCCGGCTCGGACGAGGCCCGCAAGGCGAGCCAACGCGTGGCCGCGATCCGGGAGGCGAGGGGGCAAGCGTTCGGCGTGACGCCGACCTCGGCCAAGAGGTGA
- a CDS encoding addiction module protein encodes MGTQTVDFEQLSTSEKILRLQEQWDRIAENPDEVEVTEAQKTELDARLAAAEQKPDSAVPWTTVQAELRAKC; translated from the coding sequence ATGGGAACGCAGACCGTGGATTTCGAGCAACTCAGCACGTCCGAGAAGATCCTCCGCCTTCAGGAACAGTGGGATCGCATCGCCGAGAACCCGGACGAGGTCGAGGTGACCGAGGCGCAGAAGACGGAGCTGGACGCCCGCCTCGCCGCTGCGGAGCAGAAACCGGACAGCGCCGTGCCTTGGACGACCGTCCAGGCCGAGCTTCGAGCGAAGTGCTGA